From Salvia splendens isolate huo1 chromosome 16, SspV2, whole genome shotgun sequence, a single genomic window includes:
- the LOC121770680 gene encoding phosphate transporter PHO1 homolog 1-like, translating into MVKFSKQFEGQLVPEWKEAFVDYCHLKKAVKKIQLLDDQSANTKKHDTSFSSRIMSSLRNHTFLDNKKREPRVIQVHRKLAASASNTDMYETELLEQVADTDAAGEFFACLDLQLNKVNQFYRTKEKEFLERGESLLKQMEILIELKAAVKQHQQAKGPSAQDLKEEESISGTISCDEESIKYAAATEPGLENVTGEFDKDDMKSSESPKSGELGSSMRMKQGDGKLKSISNCVINCQGKKLRINIPVTNPARTFSAISYLLWDDLVNQSSKKGGPERNKLHINKKKLHHAEKMIRGAFVELYKGLGYLKTYRNLNMLAFVKILKKFDKVTNKQVLPIYLKVVESSFFNSSDKALKLADEVEETFVKHFAEEDKRKAMKYLRPTQRTESHAVTFFIGLFAGSFVALFIGYVIMAHITGMYRSKSDTVYMETVYPVLSIFSLLFLHLFLFGCNIFAWRKTRINYSFIFELCPTKELKYRDVFLICTSSMAAVVGVLFVHLLLVEKGYSYAQVQAIPGLLFLAFIIVLICPFNVIYKSSRYRLLSVIRNIVLSPLYKVLMLDFFMADQLCSQVPTLRNIEYIACYYITGSYKTQDYNYCTSTTYYKDLAYAVSFLPYYWRALQCARRWFDEGHKSHLLNLGKYVSAMLAAGAKVAYEKEKTAGWLCLVVIMSSAATVYQLYWDYVKDWGLLQFNSKNPWLRDELVLRHKFIYYFSLGLNLVLRLAWLQTVFHYNFEKVDYRVTMLFLAALEVVRRGQWNFYRLENEHLNNAGHFRAVKTVPLPFHEVDDQD; encoded by the exons ATGGTCAAGTTCTCAAAGCAGTTTGAGGGCCAGTTGGTTCCTGAATGGAAAGAAGCCTTTGTGGATTACTGCCATCTAAAGAAGGCTGTCAAGAAAATACAACTACTCGATGACCAAAGCGCAAACACCAAGAAACACGACACTTCCTTTTCAAGTCGCATCATGTCTTCTTTGAGAAACCATACTTTTCTTGACAACAAGAAGAGAGAGCCAAGGGTCATTCAA GTTCACCGCAAGCTTGCAGCCTCGGCTAGTAACACAGACATGTACGAGACTGAGCTGCTGGAGCAGGTGGCTGACACGGATGCAGCAGGCGAGTTCTTTGCTTGTTTGGATCTCCAACTCAACAAAGTGAACCAGTTTTACAGAACAAAGGAGAAGGAGTTTCTTGAGAGGGGCGAGTCGTTGTTGAAGCAAATGGAGATTCTCATTGAGCTTAAGGCCGCTGTGAAGCAGCATCAACAGGCTAAAGGGCCTTCGGCTCAGGACTTGAAGGAGGAGGAGTCGATTTCTGGCACTATATCATGTG ATGAGGAGTCCATCAAGTATGCAGCAGCTACAGAGCCGGGGTTGGAGAATGTAACCGGAGAGTTTGACAAGGATGATATGAAATCGTCCGAATCTCCCAAGTCAGGTGAACTTGGAAGCTCAATGAGAATGAAGCAAGGGGATGGGAAGCTTAAGTCCATCTCCAACTGCGTAATCAACTGCCAAGGGaagaagttgagaatcaacatTCCTGTCACGAATCCAGCCCGTACGTTTTCAGCTATTAGTTACTTGTTGTGGGATGATTTGGTGAACCAGTCGTCGAAGAAAGGTGGTCCGGAGAGAAACAAGCTGCATATCAACAAGAAAAAGCTTCATCATGCAGAAAAGATGATTAGGGGTGCCTTCGTTGAGCTCTACAAAGGATTAGGCTACCTCAAAACTTATAG GAACTTGAACATGCTTGCTTTTGTGAAGATTTTGAAGAAATTTGACAAA GTGACAAACAAACAAGTTCTTCCCATTTACTTAAAAGTGGTGGAGAGCTCCTTCTTCAACAGTTCAGACAAG GCACTGAAATTAGCAGATGAGGTTGAGGAGACTTTTGTCAAGCATTTTGCTGAAGAGGATAAAAGAAAGGCCATGAAGTACCTTAGGCCGACTCAGCGTACAGAGTCGCATGCTGTCACCTTTTTTATTG GACTATTCGCTGGGAGCTTCGTAGCACTCTTCATAGGATATGTTATCATGGCTCATATTACGGGAATGTATAGATCTAAATCAGACACGGTGTACATGGAAACGGTCTATCCCGTGCTCAG CATATTCAGCTTATTGTTTCTACATCTCTTTCTGTTTGGATGCAACATCTTCGCGTGGAGAAAGACGCGTATAAACTACAGCTTCATCTTTGAACTCTGCCCCACAAAGGAGCTCAAGTACAGAGATGTGTTCTTGATATGCACCTCATCAATGGCGGCTGTAGTCGGAGTCTTGTTCGTCCATTTATTGCTCGTGGAAAAGGGCTACTCCTATGCTCAAGTCCAAGCCATCCCCGGCCTTCTTTTTCTG GCTTTCATTATAGTCCTGATCTGCCCCTTCAACGTGATCTACAAGTCCAGTCGCTACCGTTTGCTTTCTGTGATAAGAAACATTGTGTTATCGCCTCTGTATAAGGTCTTGATGCTAGACTTCTTCATGGCTGATCAACTATGTAGCCAG GTCCCGACACTCAGAAACATCGAGTACATAGCATGCTACTACATAACCGGGAGCTACAAAACTCAGGACTACAACTACTGCACTAGCACAACATACTACAAAGACTTGGCTTATGCAGTTTCATTTCTGCCTTATTACTGGAGAGCCCTgcag TGTGCCCGGCGTTGGTTTGATGAGGGGCACAAGAGCCATCTCCTCAACCTAGGGAAGTATGTGTCTGCAATGCTGGCCGCAGGAGCCAAAGTGGCGTACGAGAAGGAGAAGACAGCCGGATGGCTCTGCCTAGTCGTGATCATGTCCAGCGCTGCAACCGTGTATCAGCTCTACTGGGACTATGTCAAGGACTGGGGCCTACTCCAGTTCAACTCCAAGAATCCGTGGCTGAGAGATGAGCTCGTGCTTCGCCATAAGTTCATCTACTATTTCTCTTTG GGGTTGAACCTAGTGCTCAGGCTAGCTTGGTTGCAGACAGTTTTTCACTACAACTTTGAAAAGGTTGACTATAGAGTTACCATGCTGTTTTTAGCAGCACTTGAGGTTGTAAGAAGAGGGCAGTGGAATTTTTACAG GTTGGAGAATGAGCATCTGAATAATGCAGGCCATTTTAGAGCTGTGAAGACAGTGCCACTGCCTTTTCATGAGGTGGATGATCAAGATTGA
- the LOC121772398 gene encoding FACT complex subunit SSRP1-like isoform X1, producing MADGHSFNNISLGGRGGTNPGQLKVHSGGIIWKKQGGGKAVDVDKSDLLGLTWMKVPRSNQLGVRTKDGLNYKFTGFRDQDVASLNTFFQTNFSATPGEKQLSVSGKNWGEVDLNGNTLTFLVGNKQAFEISLADVAQTQLQGKNDVMLEFHVDDTTGANEKDSLMEISFHIPNSNTQFVGDENRPSAQVFRDKIVSMADVGAGGEEAVVTFDGIAILTPRGRYSVELHLSFLRLQGQANDFKIQYSSVVRVFWLPKFNQPHTFVVVTLDPPIRKGQTLYPHIVMQFETDAIMDTTLSMSEDLYNSKYKEKLDPDHKGLIHEVFITILRGLSGAKATKPGKFRSSQDGYAVKSSLKAEDGVLYPLEKSFFFLPKPPTLILHEEIDYVEFERHTAGGSNMHYFDFLVRLKTEQEHLFRNIQRNEYHNLFQFVQEKGLKIMNFNAGSVPNAEGVAAVLQSDIDDAVDPHLERIRNQAIGDESDEEDEDFVIDKDDGGSPTDDSGGDDSDASDSGGEKEATPKKKPKKEPSAVKASSSRKKTKDDDDDGKKKKQKKKKDPNAPKKAMSSFMFFSQAEREDVKKTNPGVAFTEVGKVLGERWNKMTAEEKAPYEAKARADKKRYGDEISGYKNPQPMEVDSPDGSDTS from the exons ATGGCGGACGGTCATTCATTCAACAATATCTCTCTCGGTGGTCGTGGAGGAACT AATCCGGGACAACTTAAAGTCCACTCCGGTGGGATAATATGGAAGAAACAAGGAGGTGGCAAGGCTGTGGATGTTGATAAATCCGATTTGCTGGGCCTTACATGGATGAAGGTACCTCGATCTAACCAACTTGGAGTTCGAACCAAAGATGGCCTCAACTACAAGTTCACCGGTTTCCGGGATCAG GATGTTGCGAGCCTTAATACATTCTTCCAGACCAACTTTTCAGCAACTCCAGGGGAGAAGCAACTCTCTGTCAGTGGAAAAAATTGGGGAGAAGTTGATTTAAATG GGAATACACTTACTTTTCTTGTGGGTAATAAGCAAGCATTCGAGATATCTCTAGCCGATGTAGCACAAACCCAACTTCAAGGGAAAAATGATGTCATGCTGGAATTCCATGTTGATGATACGACTGGTGCCAACGAG AAAGACTCATTAATGGAAATAAGTTTCCACATCCCTAATTCAAACACTCAATTTGTTGGTGATGAAAATCGACCTTCTGCTCAG GTATTCAGAGACAAGATTGTCTCAATGGCAGATGTTGGAGCAGGAGGGGAAGAAGCTGTTGTCACATTTGACGGGATTGCCATACTTACTCCTAG GGGACGATACAGTGTCGAACTTCATCTTTCCTTTTTACGTCTCCAAGGACAGGCTAATGACTTCAAAATTCAGTACAGCAGTGTAGTTCGTGTTTTTTGGTTGCCTAAG TTCAACCAACCACACACCTTTGTTGTCGTGACACTTGATCCACCAATTAGGAAGGGCCAAACCTTGTATCCACATATTGTGATGCAG TTTGAGACTGATGCTATTATGGACACCACTTTATCGATGAGTGAAGACCTTTACAATTCCAAATACAAAGAAAAGCTTGACCCAGATCACAAG GGACTCATCCATGAGGTCTTCATTACTATACTGCGTGGTTTGTCTGGTGCCAAAGCCACCAAACCAGGAAAATTCCGCAGTAGTCAGGATGGTTATGCTGTCAAGTCATCGCTCAAAGCTGAAGATGGAGTTCTCTATCCTCTTGAAAAGAGCTTTTTCTTTTTACCCAAGCCACCCACTCTAATTCTTCATGAGGAG ATTGACTATGTGGAGTTTGAGAGGCATACTGCTGGAGGCTCaaacatgcattattttgaTTTTCTCGTCAGACTTAAGACTGAGCAGGAGCATCTTTTCAGAAATATTCAGAGAAATGAGTATCACAATCTCTTTCAATTTGTCCA AGAGAAAGGTTTGAAGATTATGAATTTCAATGCGGGAAGTGTCCCGAATGCCGAAGGAGTTGCAGCTGTTTTGCAGAGTGATATTGATGATGCTGTTGATCCACATCTCGAGAGAATCAGGAACCAAGCAATTGGAGATGAGAGTGATGAGGAG GATGAAGATTTTGTTATTGATAAAGACGACGGAGGCTCCCCCACTGATGACTCCGGGGGAGATGACTCTGATGCTAGTGATAGCGGAGGGGAGAAAGAG GCAACACCGAAAAAGAAGCCCAAGAAGGAACCTTCTGCTGTGAAGGCATCATCGAGTAGGAAAAAGACCAAAGATGACGATGATgatggaaagaagaagaaacaaaagaagaaaaaggatcCAAATGCCCCCAAAAAAGCAATGAGTTCCTTCATGTTCTTTTCTCAAGCCGAAAGAGAG GATGTGAAGAAGACTAATCCAGGAGTTGCGTTTACAGAAGTAGGAAAAGTACTAGGAGAAAGATGGAATAAGATGACAG CGGAGGAGAAGGCTCCATATGAAGCAAAAGCCCGAGCTGACAAGAAACGCTATGGTGATGAGATCAGTGGCTATAAGAATCCACAGCCGATGGAAGTCGACTCACCAGATGGATCTGACACCTCTTAG
- the LOC121772398 gene encoding FACT complex subunit SSRP1-like isoform X2: MADGHSFNNISLGGRGGTKKGQLKVHSGGIIWKKQGGGKAVDVDKSDLLGLTWMKVPRSNQLGVRTKDGLNYKFTGFRDQDVASLNTFFQTNFSATPGEKQLSVSGKNWGEVDLNGNTLTFLVGNKQAFEISLADVAQTQLQGKNDVMLEFHVDDTTGANEKDSLMEISFHIPNSNTQFVGDENRPSAQVFRDKIVSMADVGAGGEEAVVTFDGIAILTPRGRYSVELHLSFLRLQGQANDFKIQYSSVVRVFWLPKFNQPHTFVVVTLDPPIRKGQTLYPHIVMQFETDAIMDTTLSMSEDLYNSKYKEKLDPDHKGLIHEVFITILRGLSGAKATKPGKFRSSQDGYAVKSSLKAEDGVLYPLEKSFFFLPKPPTLILHEEIDYVEFERHTAGGSNMHYFDFLVRLKTEQEHLFRNIQRNEYHNLFQFVQEKGLKIMNFNAGSVPNAEGVAAVLQSDIDDAVDPHLERIRNQAIGDESDEEDEDFVIDKDDGGSPTDDSGGDDSDASDSGGEKEATPKKKPKKEPSAVKASSSRKKTKDDDDDGKKKKQKKKKDPNAPKKAMSSFMFFSQAEREDVKKTNPGVAFTEVGKVLGERWNKMTAEEKAPYEAKARADKKRYGDEISGYKNPQPMEVDSPDGSDTS; encoded by the exons ATGGCGGACGGTCATTCATTCAACAATATCTCTCTCGGTGGTCGTGGAGGAACT aaaaaa GGACAACTTAAAGTCCACTCCGGTGGGATAATATGGAAGAAACAAGGAGGTGGCAAGGCTGTGGATGTTGATAAATCCGATTTGCTGGGCCTTACATGGATGAAGGTACCTCGATCTAACCAACTTGGAGTTCGAACCAAAGATGGCCTCAACTACAAGTTCACCGGTTTCCGGGATCAG GATGTTGCGAGCCTTAATACATTCTTCCAGACCAACTTTTCAGCAACTCCAGGGGAGAAGCAACTCTCTGTCAGTGGAAAAAATTGGGGAGAAGTTGATTTAAATG GGAATACACTTACTTTTCTTGTGGGTAATAAGCAAGCATTCGAGATATCTCTAGCCGATGTAGCACAAACCCAACTTCAAGGGAAAAATGATGTCATGCTGGAATTCCATGTTGATGATACGACTGGTGCCAACGAG AAAGACTCATTAATGGAAATAAGTTTCCACATCCCTAATTCAAACACTCAATTTGTTGGTGATGAAAATCGACCTTCTGCTCAG GTATTCAGAGACAAGATTGTCTCAATGGCAGATGTTGGAGCAGGAGGGGAAGAAGCTGTTGTCACATTTGACGGGATTGCCATACTTACTCCTAG GGGACGATACAGTGTCGAACTTCATCTTTCCTTTTTACGTCTCCAAGGACAGGCTAATGACTTCAAAATTCAGTACAGCAGTGTAGTTCGTGTTTTTTGGTTGCCTAAG TTCAACCAACCACACACCTTTGTTGTCGTGACACTTGATCCACCAATTAGGAAGGGCCAAACCTTGTATCCACATATTGTGATGCAG TTTGAGACTGATGCTATTATGGACACCACTTTATCGATGAGTGAAGACCTTTACAATTCCAAATACAAAGAAAAGCTTGACCCAGATCACAAG GGACTCATCCATGAGGTCTTCATTACTATACTGCGTGGTTTGTCTGGTGCCAAAGCCACCAAACCAGGAAAATTCCGCAGTAGTCAGGATGGTTATGCTGTCAAGTCATCGCTCAAAGCTGAAGATGGAGTTCTCTATCCTCTTGAAAAGAGCTTTTTCTTTTTACCCAAGCCACCCACTCTAATTCTTCATGAGGAG ATTGACTATGTGGAGTTTGAGAGGCATACTGCTGGAGGCTCaaacatgcattattttgaTTTTCTCGTCAGACTTAAGACTGAGCAGGAGCATCTTTTCAGAAATATTCAGAGAAATGAGTATCACAATCTCTTTCAATTTGTCCA AGAGAAAGGTTTGAAGATTATGAATTTCAATGCGGGAAGTGTCCCGAATGCCGAAGGAGTTGCAGCTGTTTTGCAGAGTGATATTGATGATGCTGTTGATCCACATCTCGAGAGAATCAGGAACCAAGCAATTGGAGATGAGAGTGATGAGGAG GATGAAGATTTTGTTATTGATAAAGACGACGGAGGCTCCCCCACTGATGACTCCGGGGGAGATGACTCTGATGCTAGTGATAGCGGAGGGGAGAAAGAG GCAACACCGAAAAAGAAGCCCAAGAAGGAACCTTCTGCTGTGAAGGCATCATCGAGTAGGAAAAAGACCAAAGATGACGATGATgatggaaagaagaagaaacaaaagaagaaaaaggatcCAAATGCCCCCAAAAAAGCAATGAGTTCCTTCATGTTCTTTTCTCAAGCCGAAAGAGAG GATGTGAAGAAGACTAATCCAGGAGTTGCGTTTACAGAAGTAGGAAAAGTACTAGGAGAAAGATGGAATAAGATGACAG CGGAGGAGAAGGCTCCATATGAAGCAAAAGCCCGAGCTGACAAGAAACGCTATGGTGATGAGATCAGTGGCTATAAGAATCCACAGCCGATGGAAGTCGACTCACCAGATGGATCTGACACCTCTTAG